From the genome of Neomonachus schauinslandi chromosome 5, ASM220157v2, whole genome shotgun sequence, one region includes:
- the LUM gene encoding lumican: MNLGVFTLLLAIVGGASGQYYDYDFALSIYGLSSPNCAPECNCPESYPSAMYCDELKLKSVPMVPPGIKYLYLRNNQIDHIDEKAFENVTDLQWLILDHNLLENSKIKGRIFSKLKQLKKLHINYNNLTESVSPLPKSLVDLQLTNNKIQKLGSFDGLVNLTFVHLQHNQLKEDTVSAAFKGLKSLEYLDLSYNQMAKLPSGLPASLLTLYLDNNKISNIPDEYFKRFNGLQYLRLSHNELADSGVPGNSFNVSSLLELDLSYNKLKNIPTVNENLENYYLEVNELEKFEVKSFCKILGPLSYSKIKHLRLDGNHLTQTSLPPDMYECLRVANEITVN; the protein is encoded by the exons ATGAACCTCGGCGTGTTTACTCTCCTCTTGGCAATAGTCGGTGGTGCCAGTGGCCAGTACTATGATTACGATTTTGCTCTATCGATTTATGGGCTATCATCCCCAAACTGTGCCCCAGAATGTAACTGCCCTGAAAGCTACCCATCAGCCATGTACTGTGATGAGCTGAAATTGAAAAGTGTGCCAATGGTGCCTCCTGGAATCAAGTATCTTTACCTTAGGAATAACCAGATCGACCATATTGATGAAAAGGCCTTTGAAAACGTAACTGATCTGCAGTGGCTCATTCTGGATCATAACCTTCTAGAAAATTCCAAGataaaaggaagaattttctctAAACTAAAACAACTGAAGAAGCTGCATATAAATTACAACAACCTGACGGAGTCTGTGAGCCCGCTTCCCAAATCTCTGGTGGACCTGCAGCTTACAAACAACAAGATCCAGAAGCTTGGCTCCTTCGATGGACTGGTAAACCTGACTTTTGTTCACCTTCAACACAATCAACTGAAAGAGGATACTGTTTCAGCTGCTTTTAAAGGTCTTAAGTCCCTCGAGTACCTTGACTTGAGCTACAATCAAATGGCCAAACTGCCTTCTGGTCTCCCAGCATCTCTTCTGACTCTCTACTTGGACAACAATAAGATCAGCAACATCCCTGATGAGTATTTCAAGCGTTTTAATGGACTGCAGTATCTGCGTTTATCTCATAATGAACTGGCTGATAGCGGAGTACCTGGAAATTCTTTTAATGTATCATCCCTGCTTGAACTGGATCTCTCTTATAATAAGCTGAAAAACATACCGACTGTCAATGAGAACCTTGAAAACTATTACCTGGAGGTCAATGAACTCGAAA AGTTTgaagtaaaaagcttctgtaaGATCCTGGGACCATTATCCTACTCCAAGATCAAGCATTTGCGTCTGGATGGCAACCATCTTACTCAGACCAGTCTGCCACCTGATATGTACGAATGCCTACGTGTAGCAAATGAAATCACCGTTAATTAA